A window from Bradysia coprophila strain Holo2 chromosome X unlocalized genomic scaffold, BU_Bcop_v1 contig_20, whole genome shotgun sequence encodes these proteins:
- the LOC119068546 gene encoding uncharacterized protein LOC119068546: protein MMVNSDQKKSRMSTLNIKNSYSAEASSLRSVSSDDASGVVRDQCCNDNNSTTTSKGTIPQNGSRIQLFQMIILPFIPILALIIQTSFMLNDILIYRMECTEIETQVSVATDLGKLVTRLQLERSEVAFFIFTNGSTLRSNLPQRFGVTDQAINKLSALQDSSIPIKAVENGMEIFLNRSEFHSRLKDFRQKISSEESSITEVMDWYTAINGGLLDHLSKQIKETDNSGVWRHLVGFKNLLRSIECYGIASVHGINYFGRGVLGYENYVAYIRNDILGRDLLNGSLYYVPALKILYKNLTRVMPDYGHLRNWSNIILKNTRINSSIENAVNYFDVMSTYLDELRKIQRELRHQIRNDVTAKIRRASNSEAVGISILVVVLLVSPVIIFLVRNAANTIQMYADNLSIKAKELKREKKKSDTLLFQMLPLSVATQLKQTRKVPAEYYDDVTIYFSDIVGFTEIAAECTPLEVVTFLNSIYKVFDSRIECYDVYKVETIGDSYMVASGLPIKNGKKHISEIATMALDLLDATNLFKIPRRPSETLQIRSGIHCGSCVAGIVGTKMPRYCLFGDTVNTASRMETTGEALRIHITSEMNDALAAIGGFKTEHRGLIDVKGKGLMNTFWLTCRDGAPLPVHEEIAWFADIQPVFFRY from the exons ATGATGGTAAACAGCGACCAAAAGAAATCTCGTATGTCAACATTAAACATCAAAAATAGTTACTCAGCTGAAGCATCTTCTTTACGGTCCGTTAGTTCCGATGATGCGTCAGGTGTGGTTCGTGACCAATGTTGTAACGACAATAATTCCACAACAACATCGAAAGGAACCATACCACAAAACGGCAGTagaattcaattatttcaa ATGATTATTCTACCGTTTATTCCAATACTCGCGTTAATCATTCAGACCTCGTTCATGCtaaatgatattttgatatatcgAATGGAGTGTACAGAAATTGAGACACAAGTGTCTGTAGCTACTGACTTAGGAAAACTTGTAACGAG attGCAGCTCGAACGTTCGGAAGTtgcttttttcatatttaccaATGGCAGTACGTTAAG ATCAAATTTGCCACAAAGATTCGGCGTAACAGATCAAGCCATAAATAAGTTGTCCGCCTTGCAGGATTCAAGTATTCCGATCAAGGCAGTGGaaaatggaatggaaatttttcttaatCGGTCAGAGTTTCATTCTCGCTTGAAagattttcg GCAGAAAATAAGTTCGGAAGAGAGCAGCATAACGGAAGTTATGGATTGGTATACTGCCATAAATG GTGGTTTATTGGACCACTTGTCGAAGCAGATCAAAGAGACGGACAATAGTGGTGTGTGGAGACATTTAGTGGGCTTTAAGAATTTATTAAGGAGCATTGAGTGCTATGGTATTGCGTCTGTTCATGGAATTAACTATTTCGGTAGAGGCGTTCTGGGATATGAAAATTATGTGGCTTACATTAGAAACGACATTTTGGGTCGCGATCTACTGAATGGATCGTTGTACTATGTACCAgcactgaaaattttatacaaaaatttgacaagAGTTATGCCCGATTATGGTCATTTAAGAAATTG GAGTAACATCATCCTAAAGAACACTCGCATTAATTCTTCAATTGAAAATGCCGTCAACTATTTTGATGTTATGTCAACGTATTTGGATGAACTGCGTAAAATTCAAAGAGAATTAAGGCATCAGATAAG AAATGACGTAACAGCCAAAATTCGACGAGCTAGTAACAGCGAAGCGGTTGGAATATCTATTTTGGTTGTAGTCTTGCTCGTCTCACCAGTAATCATATTTTTAGTCAGAAACGCAGCGAATACCATTCAG ATGTACGCCGACAACTTGTCAATCAAAGCGAAAGAATTGAAAcgagaaaagaagaaaagcgACACATTATTATTCCAAATGTTACCGTTGAGTGTTGCAACACAACTTAAGCAAACACGAAAG GTGCCAGCCGAGTATTATGATGACGTCACAATTTACTTTAGCGACATCGTTGGCTTCACTGAAATAGCAGCAGAGTGTACTCCATTAGag GTCGTCACATTTCTCAATTCcatttacaaagtgtttgacTCTCGGATCGAATGTTACGATGTGTATAAAGTGGAGACCATTGGGGACAGCTATATGGTCGCCTCGGGACTTCCAATAAAGAATG ggaaaaaacacatttccgAGATTGCAACAATGGCACTGGATTTACTCGACGCTACTAATCTGTTTAAGATACCACGCAG ACCAAGTGAAACTTTGCAAATACGCTCGGGTATACATTGTGGTAGTTGTGTAGCCGGAATTGTCGGAACCAAAATGCCACGGTATTGCCTATTCGGAGATACCGTTAATACGGCTTCCAGAATGGAAACTACTGGCGAAG CTCTCCGCATTCACATAACAAGCGAAATGAATGATGCATTGGCAGCCATTGGTGGATTTAAAACCGAACACCGAGGCTTGATTGACGTTAAGGGCAAGGGCTTGATGAACACATTCTGGCTGACTTGTCGAGATGGTGCACCATTGCCGGTACACGAAGAGATTGCTTGGTTTGCTGATATTCAACCTGTCTTTTTTAGATATTGa